A window of Danaus plexippus chromosome 12, MEX_DaPlex, whole genome shotgun sequence contains these coding sequences:
- the LOC116772504 gene encoding prolactin-releasing peptide receptor-like: MNDTTVAYYYIANVTEKFSNGSEDASPSPQIAAFENIIDNKFVQAIFCVIYTIIFVLGLLGNILVCYVVIRNRAMQTVTNLFITNLALSDILLCIFAVPFTPLYSFRGSWSWGSLLCHMMPSAQGCSVYISTLTLMSIAIDRFFVIIYPFRPRMKIETCISVIAMIWTFSITVTLPYAIFMTYYDLDIGRFCEETWPTEKLRRVFGSITSILQFVLPFSVIAFCYTCVSFKLNDRAKAKAASKNTRKEEFDKNRKRRTNQMLIAMVTIFGLSWLPLNVTNLYNDYYMYAIHSKYYFLIFFVCHVIAMSSTCYNPFIYAWMNENFRKEFKQLIPCIDTTLQRSNIPLEQLGHLCQSEKTFNGNTATDSYMGSSSQRIPSFRQKRKPSAAADVERSGVELNEDLLTVDVKHCHISTSYNLRRESVKLRLINEESFDGPSTQSQF, encoded by the coding sequence ATGAACGATACAACTGTCGCTTATTATTACATAGCAAATGTGACGGAAAAGTTCAGTAACGGTTCTGAAGATGCGTCGCCTTCGCCTCAAATTGCGGCCTTCGAAAACATTATCGATAACAAGTTTGTCCAAGCCATTTTCTGCGTTATTTACACAATCATTTTCGTGCTAGGGTTACTTGGGAATATTTTGGTTTGTTACGTCGTCATTAGGAACAGAGCAATGCAAACAGTTACGaatctttttataacaaacttaGCATTATCTGATATATTGCTCTGTATTTTTGCGGTTCCGTTTACACCTCTCTATTCTTTCCGGGGTTCATGGAGCTGGGGATCACTTCTCTGCCATATGATGCCTTCCGCTCAGGGCTGTAGTGTATACATATCAACTTTGACGCTTATGTCTATAGCAATTGATaggttttttgtaattatataccCATTCCGGCCAAGAATGAAAATAGAAACTTGTATATCTGTAATTGCAATGATATGGACCTTTTCGATAACGGTTACTTTACCTTACGCCatttttatgacatattaCGATTTAGATATCGGAAGGTTTTGTGAAGAAACTTGGCCAACTGAAAAGTTAAGACGAGTTTTTGGGTCTATAACCTCAATACTTCAATTTGTATTACCGTTTAGTGTGATTGCCTTCTGTTATACCTGTGTTAGTTTTAAGTTGAACGACCGAGCTAAAGCCAAAGCTGCTAGTAAGAATACTCGAAAGGaagaatttgataaaaatagaaaacgtCGTACGAATCAAATGTTAATTGCAATGGTCACAATATTCGGTCTTTCCTGGTTGCCCTTAAATGTCACAAATCTCTATAATGACTATTATATGTATGCTATACattccaaatattattttttgatatttttcgtCTGTCACGTCATAGCTATGTCTTCTACCTGCTACAACCCATTTATATATGCGTGGATGAATGAGAACTTTAGAAAGGAATTCAAACAACTGATTCCTTGTATTGATACAACTTTACAACGTAGTAATATTCCATTAGAACAATTAGGGCATTTGTGTCAATcagaaaaaacatttaatggtAACACTGCAACTGACAGCTACATGGGCTCAAGTTCTCAAAGAATTCCGTCGTTCAGACAAAAAAGGAAACCAAGCGCTGCCGCAGACGTCGAAAGAAGTGGAGTGGAACTAAACGAAGATTTACTAACCGTGGATGTTAAGCATTGCCATATTTCTACAAGCTATAATTTAAGACGAGAGTCTGTTAAGCTAAGACTTATCAACGAAGAATCCTTTGATGGACCGTCTACACAAAGTCAATTCTAA